The nucleotide sequence AAGGTGGTCAGCGCCGCGCCTTTGTTGCCGCGTTCGTCTTTTTCGACTTGAACGATGACTTCCATGCCTTCTTTGAGCACGTCTTGAATGCGCGCCCTGCCGCCTTCGTAATCGCGGAAATACGAACGCGATACTTCCTTAAACGGCAAAAAGCCGTGGCGGTCGGTTCCGTAATCCACGAAACACGCTTCCAGCGACGGCTCGATACGGGTGATGATACCCTTGTAAATATTACCTTTGCGCTGCTCTTTACCCAGCGTTTCGATGTCCAAATCCAAAAGGTTTTGCCCATCGACAATGGCAACGCGCAGCTCTTCCGCTTGCGTTGCATTGAACAACATTCTTTTCATAATAATTACCTCGCACAGGCGGGCAGCCTTTTTCAGACGACCTGCCTGCTCTGTCAGACACTCTGCGAGGCGGACGGGATTGGGCATAGCCCGCGCCCCTTTTCGGCGCGGGATGCAGAAACCCGGATGAGCAATCAGTTTTTGAATTGAAGTCCGCAAGGTTGCACGCCGTCCAAAACAATGCGGCCGTGTGCGGAAGGGTACGGATAAAGAAGGCAATAAAGAACAATGCGGCGGAACGCTCCGTCCGCCACCGAAGTCCGGACGGTACAGGTCCGGCTTGGAAAACAGGTAGCCGACATCTTCTTATTATCGTTATGCCGGAAGTTTCGAACGGTGCGGCGCGGCAGGTTTGTCAAACACCCGCCCCTCGTCTTATGCCCGGTCAAATCGGCAAAATCAAATCAAACTTAATTACGTTCCTGCGTTTACGGGCTTTGGCATAAACGCAGGGAAAATGCTTTGCAGAGTGCGTTTTTAATATAAAATCTCGTTTTAACAATACCATCCGTCCCATACGGCCTGTTTGTACAGGTTTCTGCCGAAACGGATGTTCGGGATTATAGATGAAAACGCACGCAATAAGCAAAGATTCAGTCAGCCTGATTACCGTCGCCGAGCACGAAGCCGGCCAACGCCTTGACAACTATCTGATAAAAATCCTCAAAGGCGTACCCAAAAGCCATATCCACCGCATTATCCGCGCCGGCGAAGTGCGCCTGAACAAAAAACGCTGCAAACCCGACAGCCGCATCCAGACAGGCGACTTGCTTCGCATCCCGCCCGTGCGCACCGCCGAAAAGCAAAGGTCGTCTGAAAACCGCGCCCAAGCCGTACCCGCGCGCGAATTTACCATCATCTACGAAGACGACGCGTTACTCGTCATCGACAAACCAGCAGGCACCGCCGTCCACGGCGGCAGCGGCGTGAGCTTCGGCGTCATCGAACAAATCCGCCGCGCCCGCCCCGAAGCCCGCTATCTCGAACTCGTCCACCGCCTCGACAAAGACACCAGCGGCCTCCTGATGATCGCCAAAAAACGCAGCGCGCTTATCAAACTGCACGAAGCCATCCGCAACGACCACCCTAAAAAAATCTACCTCGCGCTGGGCGTAGGCAAACTGCCGAACGACAGCTTCCACGTCAAACTGCCCCTGTTCAAATACACCGGCGCACAAGGCGAAAAAATGGTGCGCGTCAGCGAAGACGGCCAATCCGCGCACACCATCTTTCGCGTGCTCAACCGCTTTTCAGACGACCTCCTGCACCAAGTCGGTCTCTCGCACCTCACCCTCGTGCAAGCCACCCTAAAAACCGGCCGCACCCACCAAATCCGCGTCCACCTCCAATCGCAGCAATGCCCCATCGTCGGCGACGAACGCTACGGCGACTACCAAGCCAACAAACGCCTCCAGAAACTCGGTTTGAGACGAATGTTCCTCCACGCCGCCGAGCTGCACCTCGACCACCCGCTGACAGGCGAAAAACTCATCTTAAAAGCCCCGCTGCCGCAAGACTTGGCACAATTTGTCCTGATGCTGGAAAACGCAGGAAAGGTCGTCTGAAACCCGTAGCGTGGGCTTTGCCCACGACACGAGTGCAAAGACAACAGACAAATCCGGATTGTCAGACAACAAGTTTCGTGGGCAAAGCCCACGCTACAACTCCACTGCCCTGAGAACCTAATCCCTTAATAACCCCACGCCTTTCAGACGACCTTTTTTTCCGCTACCATAACGCCCGACACAACACGGACAAACACCATGACCCCGACACAGCAACTCCAAGCAGGCATACAGGCATTAGGTTTGGACCTATCCGCAGAACAGCAAACCCATCTGCTCGCCTATACCGACCTGCTCAAAAAGTGGAACAAGACCTACAACCTCACCGCCCTGCGCGACGAAGCGCAAATGGTCAGCCACCACCTGCTCGACAGCCTGACCCTGCTCCCCTACCTCCAAGGTGCGCACACCATGCTGGATGTCGGCTCCGGCGGCGGACAGCCCGGCATTCCCACTGCCATCTGCCGTCCCGACCTCAACATCACCCTTCTGGACGCCAACACCAAAAAAACCGCCTTCCTACAACAAGCTGTCATCGAACTCGGACTCGCCAACGTCCGCGTCGTCAGCGGCCGCGTCGAAGCCGTTCAAGACTTCCAAGCCGACATCATCACCAGCCGCGCCTTCGCCGAACTCGCCGACTTCGTCAACTGGACGGCACATCTGCTGAAAGACGGCGGCCGCTGGGTCGCCATGAAAGGCGTGTACCCCGAAGAAGAAATCGCCAAACTTCCCGACACCGTCGCCGTCGAACGCGTCGAAGCCCTCCACGTCCCCGGTTTGGATGCAGAACGGCATATGGTGGTTTTGAAAAAAGTTTGAGCCTTCCGAACATTGAGTCTGAATATTGAAGAAGATCGTCTGAAAACCCGAAACAGGCATTTCAGACGACCTTTGTATGTATGCGGAAGCATAAGCGTAGGCATTTTGCCATTTCAGTCCGCCATAAAAAACCGCCCTACTTGCAGGGCGGTTTTTTGATTTACCAAATATCGGATTTGATTTTGCGTTTCAAACCCGGATGTTCGGAAAGTTTGAAGACGGGGTCTTTGCCCATTTTCAGTTTCGACGTGTAGTCCCTCAACAGCAGGAAGGCAAGCGGAGAGAGGAGTAAGATGGCGACCAGGTTAATCCATGCCATCGTACCCATCGCCATATCCGCCATATCCCAAACCAGCGGCACGTTGGCGACTGC is from Neisseria sicca and encodes:
- the rsmG gene encoding 16S rRNA (guanine(527)-N(7))-methyltransferase RsmG, coding for MTPTQQLQAGIQALGLDLSAEQQTHLLAYTDLLKKWNKTYNLTALRDEAQMVSHHLLDSLTLLPYLQGAHTMLDVGSGGGQPGIPTAICRPDLNITLLDANTKKTAFLQQAVIELGLANVRVVSGRVEAVQDFQADIITSRAFAELADFVNWTAHLLKDGGRWVAMKGVYPEEEIAKLPDTVAVERVEALHVPGLDAERHMVVLKKV
- a CDS encoding RluA family pseudouridine synthase, which translates into the protein MKTHAISKDSVSLITVAEHEAGQRLDNYLIKILKGVPKSHIHRIIRAGEVRLNKKRCKPDSRIQTGDLLRIPPVRTAEKQRSSENRAQAVPAREFTIIYEDDALLVIDKPAGTAVHGGSGVSFGVIEQIRRARPEARYLELVHRLDKDTSGLLMIAKKRSALIKLHEAIRNDHPKKIYLALGVGKLPNDSFHVKLPLFKYTGAQGEKMVRVSEDGQSAHTIFRVLNRFSDDLLHQVGLSHLTLVQATLKTGRTHQIRVHLQSQQCPIVGDERYGDYQANKRLQKLGLRRMFLHAAELHLDHPLTGEKLILKAPLPQDLAQFVLMLENAGKVV